In Terriglobus aquaticus, the genomic window ATGAACTTCAGCGAGCTTCGGCGCCAGCTCTACGGCTTGCCGAAATGCCTTTTCGGCCGCGTCCAGGTTGCCGCTGCGCAGTGCCGCGGTACCGCGCTCCACGGCGGCGCGCACCGCCGGGTCCTGCGCTCGTGCCTGCCGAAAGGAAACGCAGAGAAGCAGAAAGAGGAGCGCAGCCGCGGCGGCGCGGCAGGCAGGTTTTCGCGTGCCAGGATACACGGACTCACCATAGCGCCGAGGTTTGCAGGTTGGCAATGCGTGCCGCTGAAGTGCACCAGGGAGGGCAAGCCGCGCGCTATCATGCCAACAATCGTCGTTGCGTCACACCCGGAGCCCTGCCGCATGAACATCACCGCCGTTGCACGGAAAGCGCGTGTGTCCACGGCGACGGTCTCTCGCACGATCAACGGATCCAGCAGCGTGCAGGCCGGGACCGCCGAACGCGTTCGGAAGGCGATCGCGGAACTTGGTTTTCATCCTGACATCAATGCGCGCGCTCTCGGGTCGGGCCGCTCCAGCCTCTACGGGCTGATCATTTCGGACATCACCAACCCATTCTTTCCGGAGCTGGTCAAAGCCTTCGAAGACGCCGCGGTGGCACACCACAAAGAGGTGTTGATCGCGAACACGGGATACGACCCCAAACGGCTGGACATATGCGTGAAGCGGATGCTGCAACGTAAGGTCGATGGCGTGGCGATCATGACCTCGGAGATGGATGACGCTCTGCTGGACGTGTTCCAGAAGCGCAAGATCCCTCTGGTCCTGCTGGACGCCCACCCGGCAAGCCCGGGTGTCAGCAGCGTACGCATCGATCATTCCGCTGGCATGTTGCAGGCAGTCCAGCACCTGGCCGAACTGGGGCATACACGCA contains:
- a CDS encoding LacI family DNA-binding transcriptional regulator — encoded protein: MNITAVARKARVSTATVSRTINGSSSVQAGTAERVRKAIAELGFHPDINARALGSGRSSLYGLIISDITNPFFPELVKAFEDAAVAHHKEVLIANTGYDPKRLDICVKRMLQRKVDGVAIMTSEMDDALLDVFQKRKIPLVLLDAHPASPGVSSVRIDHSAGMLQAVQHLAELGHTRIGFISGPLNLPSARERHTAFQAACKQFRIRLMPRRMTQGDHRVDGGYKAMQQLLQTNTDLTAVVCSNDLTAIGAMEMLFESGLRVPEDISVVGSDDILLSAYTRPGLTTVNVPREDLAGAAFRSLLSYTLGADVNVVGQEHIFTPKLVCRGSTAANASRSDEEP